Proteins co-encoded in one bacterium genomic window:
- a CDS encoding polymer-forming cytoskeletal protein, which translates to MKYACLMLFTVLFVLTMCPGTGYAEFRMGESVVVKEGTTVDDAVSVGKDVRVFGTVSGSAVALGGGNVIVENGGKVNGDAVAVGGNVKVRNSGEVNGKGVAVGGQVQIEDGGVVRGEITNVGEGVNIPNIMSFFPRQTGISGCGYGPRHVFSKLPKIFFWGPFGGTVGVFALFIVTIIVFFKLLFKCMIAALAGTFFPRQVQNMAQCARNRFWISLFIGFIGIILIPFTVLFFIITLIGIPLVPVLIITIIIAYLFGSVGTAFLVGSMLPNAPSRPVVHNALLGVLVLGLVGLMPLIGFVVKIVFGILSFGVVIVSQFGTKPDTLSDMSVAGL; encoded by the coding sequence ATGAAATATGCTTGTCTGATGCTTTTCACGGTGCTGTTTGTGTTGACAATGTGCCCCGGGACAGGATACGCCGAGTTCAGAATGGGCGAATCCGTTGTCGTCAAGGAGGGCACGACGGTCGATGATGCGGTCAGTGTCGGCAAGGATGTCCGCGTGTTCGGCACGGTATCCGGAAGCGCGGTCGCTCTCGGCGGCGGAAATGTCATAGTCGAGAACGGCGGTAAAGTCAACGGCGATGCGGTTGCGGTCGGCGGAAATGTCAAGGTCAGGAACTCCGGCGAAGTCAACGGCAAGGGTGTCGCTGTCGGCGGGCAAGTGCAGATCGAAGACGGCGGCGTCGTGCGCGGTGAGATTACCAATGTCGGCGAAGGGGTGAATATTCCGAATATCATGAGTTTTTTCCCGCGGCAGACAGGGATTTCCGGTTGCGGATATGGTCCCCGGCATGTCTTTTCGAAGCTGCCGAAGATTTTCTTCTGGGGCCCGTTCGGTGGAACGGTTGGTGTTTTTGCCTTATTTATCGTGACAATAATCGTCTTCTTCAAACTGCTCTTCAAATGCATGATCGCCGCACTTGCCGGAACTTTTTTTCCCCGGCAGGTTCAGAACATGGCTCAGTGTGCCCGGAACCGATTCTGGATTTCTCTGTTTATCGGTTTCATCGGAATCATCCTCATACCTTTTACGGTGCTCTTTTTCATCATAACGCTTATCGGTATTCCGCTCGTTCCCGTGCTCATTATAACGATCATCATAGCCTATCTGTTCGGATCGGTCGGAACTGCCTTTCTGGTTGGAAGCATGCTGCCGAACGCTCCGTCGAGACCGGTAGTCCACAATGCCCTTCTCGGAGTTCTGGTGCTCGGTCTTGTGGGTTTAATGCCGCTTATCGGTTTTGTCGTTAAAATTGTGTTCGGAATACTCTCCTTCGGTGTGGTCATTGTAAGTCAGTTCGGTACGAAACCAGACACACTGTCCGATATGTCTGTAGCCGGATTATAA
- a CDS encoding sugar phosphate isomerase/epimerase yields the protein MASKITRRKAVAAGVATTAALWGSLSPQKAHALPELGPDLNLVRDLKPGNTPIRIGGGFRELKDKSLTESVIEMKKRGYTGFATSSDRWLSASDSELRELRTALKEHDVVFFEVTGYRHIIHPDASRRQKELAVLARCIEAADKIGCPMVGTCTGCCDPNSYINVHPDNWSAATWKMTVEGVKQVLKDTAGMKAALGIEAQITTNIGRPKDHKRLMDDVGDPRCAVNLDPVNMMSLDTYYHSTELLNECFDLLGEKILGSHSKDSYIVPDEQTVILREVCSGRGVLDYETYLVRLSRMKWPRTIHPEHVPEDQLIEAAGFLRKMAAKVGVKVYG from the coding sequence ATGGCATCAAAAATTACACGACGTAAAGCAGTGGCCGCAGGTGTGGCAACAACGGCAGCACTGTGGGGTTCATTGTCGCCACAAAAGGCTCATGCGCTGCCGGAGCTGGGGCCTGATCTGAATCTGGTACGCGATCTGAAACCCGGGAATACTCCCATCAGAATAGGGGGTGGTTTCAGGGAATTGAAAGATAAAAGCCTGACGGAATCTGTTATTGAAATGAAGAAGAGAGGATATACCGGTTTTGCAACCAGTAGTGATCGCTGGCTTTCGGCAAGCGATTCCGAATTGAGAGAGCTCCGCACGGCGCTCAAGGAACATGATGTGGTTTTTTTCGAAGTTACCGGATACAGACATATCATTCATCCTGATGCATCGAGACGTCAGAAAGAACTTGCCGTACTTGCCAGATGTATCGAAGCCGCAGACAAAATCGGCTGCCCGATGGTCGGCACCTGTACGGGGTGCTGCGATCCCAACTCGTATATCAACGTTCATCCGGACAACTGGTCTGCAGCAACATGGAAAATGACAGTCGAAGGTGTCAAACAGGTTCTCAAAGATACCGCCGGCATGAAAGCCGCACTCGGCATAGAAGCACAGATTACAACGAACATCGGCCGTCCCAAAGACCATAAACGGCTCATGGACGATGTGGGTGACCCGCGCTGCGCGGTGAATCTCGATCCGGTCAACATGATGTCTCTCGATACGTACTACCATTCCACGGAACTCCTCAATGAATGCTTCGATCTGCTCGGTGAAAAGATACTGGGCAGCCACTCCAAAGACAGCTATATCGTGCCGGACGAGCAGACTGTTATTTTACGTGAGGTATGCAGCGGCAGAGGCGTTCTGGACTATGAAACCTATCTGGTGCGGTTAAGCAGGATGAAATGGCCCCGGACAATCCACCCGGAACATGTCCCGGAGGATCAGTTGATCGAGGCCGCGGGATTTTTGAGAAAAATGGCGGCAAAGGTGGGAGTGAAAGTCTACGGCTGA
- a CDS encoding outer membrane protein assembly factor, translated as MRQKLLFFALLYAVIFIVTNAPAYALSELTRTDNKTISAEEVSQVRFREIMFADFVYKSSPDARQFDVVFKRRAKADNDELCREMLDDLDLEMTKSGDVVTIRLEHPKNDSPGIFKRIFTKKEWHVVIEVTGPRVVDMDMEATFSDVRIEATRGNMKAETSFSSTRASNHTGPLMVDNNFGEFRMRGLDGSFQVNSEFGNIDLTIDHLVDYSSASCNFGGVDIRLPRNSGAEFFINKSFGGVDFKVDGNITMRGGDQNRRILNDGGPRIDLSADFGSITIRDNISGNTDRTGNTTYIQDRVMPLNRGAWWKYAMDGDTLTLRVERVRPGNGKTFAKLSFDKSENRPFDSIEVCETTEGLMVTEITGNFFGRDLSGVRFDPPRLWLPYSDQAETTKGDEMLGGAVIKAIEEGKKDDDVEAEKAGILYTMEANGSPGYELKLLPGVGFTAFGSALTLIGYDLAGETRPVTTVLKPVRESTPPEKQFEEGTLSSITIRGTDLVSASDVEKYLALEKGRHYTRSEISDAVQRLPKKSKLISGSSHTIDSDGNLVVRIYEVKRYSRDWDGVGSFSRVAGVGTGLKLTINSIYGPFSEVSGAAQYHWANKEWTYAANGEKRFFDKNHLAIGGSYRLEYESNMEWAIPPDEAYMNAFLLGLDTMNYYQVEGGTGYISQSVGSILTVKAEYFDEDYSSLKKYTNWSVFNNRSTKEDNPPLNPLYEDRISGMRYSAEFTYRHRYANGRLMLSAEKSIDRGGQYLPEYTRFFCNAVSTTRYPDRNLLKIRVAGGYSEDELPDQKSFRLGGLNTLRGFEFGTLPEPSGFGVQSGGNQMFLANIDYFFGYDDEFRLVLFGDVGGVWHKDEAVKADTLRRDLGVGLVFDGDFFPLESRHHEYVNTLRVNCAIPVGPEPHVSMWTVNFVRAY; from the coding sequence ATGAGGCAAAAGTTACTGTTTTTCGCTCTGCTTTACGCGGTGATTTTCATTGTCACAAATGCTCCGGCATATGCCCTTTCCGAGCTGACGAGAACCGATAACAAGACTATCTCTGCGGAAGAGGTGAGTCAGGTCAGGTTCAGGGAAATCATGTTTGCCGATTTTGTGTACAAGAGTTCTCCGGATGCCCGTCAGTTCGACGTGGTTTTCAAGCGGAGGGCAAAAGCCGATAACGATGAGTTATGCCGTGAGATGCTCGATGATCTCGATCTCGAGATGACGAAATCCGGCGATGTGGTTACCATACGGCTTGAACACCCAAAAAATGATTCCCCCGGCATTTTCAAGCGCATATTCACTAAAAAGGAATGGCATGTGGTCATCGAGGTGACCGGTCCCCGGGTAGTTGACATGGATATGGAAGCCACCTTTTCCGATGTCCGTATCGAGGCGACGCGGGGTAATATGAAGGCCGAAACGAGTTTTTCATCAACCCGGGCAAGCAACCATACCGGTCCCCTCATGGTCGATAACAACTTCGGCGAATTCAGGATGAGAGGGCTTGACGGCAGTTTTCAGGTGAACAGCGAGTTCGGTAATATCGATCTCACCATTGACCACCTTGTCGACTATTCGAGCGCATCGTGCAATTTCGGCGGTGTCGACATACGGCTTCCCCGAAACAGCGGCGCGGAATTTTTTATCAACAAATCCTTCGGCGGCGTGGATTTCAAGGTTGACGGCAATATCACGATGAGGGGAGGAGACCAGAACCGGCGCATACTGAACGACGGTGGCCCACGGATCGATCTCTCCGCCGATTTCGGCAGCATCACGATCAGAGACAATATCAGCGGGAATACCGATAGAACCGGAAACACCACCTATATTCAGGACAGGGTAATGCCCCTCAACAGGGGAGCATGGTGGAAGTATGCCATGGACGGAGATACTCTTACGCTCAGGGTCGAGCGGGTCAGACCGGGCAATGGCAAGACGTTTGCAAAGCTGTCATTCGACAAATCGGAAAACCGTCCCTTCGACAGCATCGAAGTGTGTGAAACCACTGAAGGTCTCATGGTTACGGAGATAACCGGGAATTTTTTCGGACGTGACCTCTCGGGCGTACGGTTTGATCCGCCGCGACTCTGGCTGCCCTACAGTGACCAGGCGGAAACGACAAAAGGCGACGAGATGCTCGGAGGTGCCGTGATCAAAGCGATCGAAGAGGGGAAAAAAGATGATGATGTGGAAGCGGAAAAGGCCGGAATCCTTTATACCATGGAAGCGAACGGTTCTCCCGGTTACGAGCTCAAGCTTCTGCCCGGTGTCGGATTCACCGCTTTCGGCAGCGCCCTCACACTCATCGGGTATGACCTGGCGGGTGAGACGAGGCCGGTCACGACCGTCCTGAAACCGGTGAGGGAAAGTACGCCGCCGGAAAAGCAATTCGAGGAAGGTACACTTTCGTCGATCACGATCCGCGGAACGGACCTGGTATCCGCGTCCGATGTTGAAAAGTACCTCGCTCTTGAAAAAGGGCGGCACTATACACGCAGCGAGATTTCCGACGCTGTTCAGCGGCTCCCCAAAAAAAGTAAATTGATCTCGGGTTCGAGCCATACAATTGACAGCGACGGTAATCTTGTGGTCCGTATCTATGAGGTTAAACGGTATTCACGGGATTGGGACGGGGTGGGGTCGTTCAGCCGTGTGGCGGGTGTGGGAACGGGGCTGAAGCTGACGATTAACAGCATCTACGGGCCGTTTTCGGAAGTGTCCGGTGCCGCCCAGTATCACTGGGCAAATAAAGAGTGGACATATGCGGCGAACGGGGAAAAACGGTTCTTCGACAAGAATCATCTGGCGATTGGCGGCTCATACCGGCTCGAATACGAGTCGAACATGGAGTGGGCTATTCCCCCCGATGAGGCATACATGAATGCGTTCCTTCTCGGACTCGATACGATGAACTACTACCAGGTCGAAGGCGGAACCGGATACATCTCCCAGTCTGTCGGGAGTATTCTGACAGTCAAAGCGGAATATTTTGACGAGGATTACAGCTCGTTGAAAAAGTATACCAACTGGTCTGTGTTCAATAACCGCTCGACCAAAGAGGACAATCCGCCCCTCAACCCGCTCTATGAAGACCGTATCTCCGGCATGCGCTATTCGGCCGAGTTCACGTACCGTCACAGGTACGCAAACGGCAGACTCATGCTTTCGGCGGAAAAGAGCATTGACCGCGGCGGGCAGTATCTCCCCGAGTATACCCGGTTTTTCTGCAACGCGGTTTCCACGACCCGGTATCCGGACCGCAACCTCCTGAAAATCAGGGTAGCCGGAGGGTATTCGGAGGACGAGCTCCCCGATCAGAAGTCGTTCCGGCTCGGCGGGCTCAATACGCTCCGCGGATTCGAGTTCGGCACACTGCCTGAGCCGTCCGGTTTCGGTGTCCAGAGCGGCGGAAACCAGATGTTCCTCGCCAACATCGATTACTTTTTCGGGTATGACGACGAGTTCCGGCTCGTATTATTCGGCGATGTGGGAGGCGTATGGCACAAGGATGAGGCAGTGAAGGCGGACACGCTCAGGCGCGACCTCGGGGTCGGACTTGTTTTCGACGGCGATTTTTTCCCGCTCGAATCCCGTCACCATGAATACGTGAACACGCTCAGGGTGAACTGCGCAATCCCCGTGGGGCCCGAGCCGCATGTCTCGATGTGGACGGTGAACTTCGTGAGGGCTTATTAA
- a CDS encoding DUF2809 domain-containing protein — MLSSDFRLRSGQKWTIGSLLITAAIGLFCKFYSGPAEDWVNNSINGVFYEIFWCVLISLFSDTIKPWIIAIIVLIMTCLLEFLQLWHHPVLEWIRSFFIGQAIIGSSFAWSDFPYYFIGCGTGWLWVKRLRTIK, encoded by the coding sequence ATGTTAAGTTCGGATTTCAGACTCCGGTCAGGACAGAAGTGGACAATTGGTTCATTACTGATAACGGCAGCAATCGGTTTATTCTGTAAGTTCTATTCAGGGCCGGCAGAAGACTGGGTGAATAATTCGATAAACGGTGTATTCTACGAGATATTCTGGTGTGTTCTGATCTCCTTATTCAGTGATACAATCAAGCCGTGGATTATAGCTATCATTGTACTGATTATGACATGTTTATTGGAGTTTCTGCAGTTATGGCATCATCCGGTTCTGGAGTGGATAAGAAGCTTTTTCATCGGGCAGGCAATAATAGGGTCTTCATTTGCGTGGTCTGACTTTCCGTACTATTTTATTGGCTGCGGAACAGGATGGCTGTGGGTGAAACGGCTGCGTACCATAAAGTGA
- a CDS encoding glucose-1-phosphate thymidylyltransferase, which translates to MKIVLFEDNQCRNLRPIGLFRPLFDLHAGSWTLFRLVRQLDCPVQAIIREHFLFEAEDLPVLESPLREPHLFLNASVEPDVRYLEKLRDIMKAKDPFITTSGNRVTAAVVPQGKKLEETVIPDNISALLLEMDLPLEGELFRTIDWPHEIVESHLRLYETNLEKVISSGNYRQDEAGVFLGEDVNLASSTEFDTANGPVVIDSGVRVRPFTCFEGPVHIGIDSVVTEHSSVKDMTSVGHGCKIGGEVEKSIIEPHSNKQHHGFLGHSWVGRWVNLGAGTTTSDLKNTYGAVRVQYGNQRIGTNMQFLGSVIGDFAKTAVNTTLFTGKIVGVCSMIYGMVTTNVPSFSNYARSFGQVTEINPEQVITTQKRMFARRDRKQSRRDVEMIKRVHKLTRDERAMSDEQITF; encoded by the coding sequence GTGAAAATCGTTCTGTTCGAGGACAATCAGTGCCGTAATCTCAGGCCCATCGGTCTTTTCCGGCCGCTCTTCGATCTCCATGCGGGATCATGGACGCTGTTCAGGCTCGTACGTCAGCTCGACTGCCCTGTCCAGGCCATTATCCGTGAACATTTTCTTTTCGAGGCCGAAGACCTCCCTGTGCTCGAATCGCCTCTCAGGGAACCGCACCTTTTTCTGAACGCTTCGGTCGAACCCGATGTCCGGTATCTGGAAAAACTCCGGGATATCATGAAAGCGAAGGACCCTTTTATCACCACAAGCGGAAACCGTGTGACCGCGGCGGTCGTACCTCAGGGAAAGAAACTCGAGGAAACTGTCATCCCCGACAATATCAGCGCTCTTCTCCTTGAAATGGACCTGCCGCTCGAAGGGGAGCTTTTCAGGACCATCGACTGGCCGCATGAGATTGTGGAAAGTCATCTCAGGCTGTATGAGACGAATCTCGAAAAGGTCATCTCCTCGGGCAATTACCGTCAGGACGAAGCGGGTGTGTTTTTAGGAGAGGATGTGAATCTGGCATCGTCGACTGAATTCGATACGGCAAACGGGCCCGTCGTTATCGACAGCGGTGTCAGGGTCAGGCCGTTCACCTGCTTCGAAGGCCCTGTCCATATCGGCATCGATTCGGTGGTGACCGAACATTCCTCCGTGAAAGACATGACCTCGGTCGGGCATGGGTGTAAAATCGGGGGCGAAGTGGAAAAGTCAATCATCGAGCCACACTCGAACAAGCAGCACCATGGTTTTCTCGGCCATTCGTGGGTAGGACGGTGGGTGAATCTCGGCGCGGGGACGACGACGAGCGATCTCAAAAACACGTACGGCGCGGTGCGGGTTCAGTATGGCAATCAGAGAATCGGCACGAACATGCAGTTCTTAGGCTCGGTTATCGGCGATTTTGCGAAAACGGCGGTGAACACCACCCTGTTTACCGGGAAAATTGTCGGGGTATGCAGCATGATTTACGGGATGGTGACCACGAACGTTCCGAGCTTTTCCAATTACGCCCGCTCTTTCGGGCAGGTCACCGAAATCAATCCCGAGCAGGTGATCACAACCCAGAAGCGTATGTTCGCCCGCCGTGACAGGAAACAGTCGAGACGGGATGTCGAAATGATTAAACGGGTGCATAAGCTTACCCGTGACGAGCGCGCCATGAGCGATGAACAGATAACGTTTTGA
- a CDS encoding bifunctional 4-hydroxy-2-oxoglutarate aldolase/2-dehydro-3-deoxy-phosphogluconate aldolase, translated as MTLLERIEACGVVAAIRADSSERLIEVAKALEAGGAKFIEVTMNTPNALKIIEALANSMGDRIGVGVGTVLDPETARAAILAGAEYIVTPTLNLRVIEMAKRYSKLIAPGAFSPTEILTAWEAGADVVKVFPANVLGPGYLKDIHGPLPQIKLMPVGGVTIENCGEFIKSGAAAVTAASCIAPKKDIAEGNWDTITDLARRMITNIQAARKK; from the coding sequence ATGACATTACTTGAAAGAATCGAAGCTTGCGGTGTGGTCGCGGCGATACGGGCGGACAGCTCGGAGCGGCTCATCGAAGTGGCGAAAGCTCTCGAAGCGGGCGGCGCAAAGTTCATCGAAGTGACCATGAACACCCCCAACGCGCTCAAGATCATAGAGGCGCTGGCAAACAGCATGGGAGACCGTATCGGAGTCGGAGTCGGCACAGTGCTCGATCCCGAAACCGCCAGGGCCGCCATTCTGGCAGGCGCGGAATACATCGTGACGCCGACGCTCAACCTCAGGGTCATCGAGATGGCCAAGCGGTATTCGAAGCTCATCGCTCCCGGCGCGTTTTCGCCCACCGAGATACTCACCGCCTGGGAAGCCGGAGCCGATGTGGTCAAGGTTTTTCCCGCGAATGTGCTCGGACCGGGATACCTGAAGGATATTCACGGGCCGCTGCCGCAGATAAAACTTATGCCGGTCGGCGGAGTTACGATTGAGAACTGTGGCGAATTCATCAAAAGCGGCGCCGCTGCGGTAACAGCCGCAAGCTGTATCGCGCCCAAAAAGGACATCGCGGAAGGGAACTGGGACACTATCACCGATCTTGCACGCCGGATGATCACGAACATCCAGGCCGCTCGTAAGAAGTAG
- a CDS encoding ROK family protein, protein MKRLYVGVDLGGTNVRSGLVDEDGNVISRDSRKTLARESAEAPVNQIADSITEAVRSGGASMSDIRGVGIGSPGPLSAKEGKILRAGNLPHWINFPLAGIITDRVGVHTYIQNDANLFAYGEWWMGAGRGYDDFFILTLGTGIGGGAVCGGRLLTGYNDNASEFGHTSIDRNGAQCWCGQKGCIELYSSATGIVRITLEELTNEHIESSLAEYRAKPKELNSYIIFKAAEAGDAFARTMFDMAGYYLGLALVNALNLLNFKRVAIGGGLAKAGDLIFEPTRRSLYDHGFQSFVHEVSVVPAEKPEDAAILGAVRMVMDKEG, encoded by the coding sequence GTGAAACGATTGTACGTTGGTGTGGATCTCGGCGGCACGAACGTCCGTTCGGGTCTTGTTGATGAGGATGGAAATGTCATAAGCCGAGACTCGCGCAAGACGCTCGCCCGCGAGTCGGCCGAAGCTCCGGTGAACCAGATAGCAGATTCGATAACCGAGGCTGTCCGCTCCGGCGGGGCGAGCATGAGCGATATCAGGGGTGTCGGAATCGGCTCCCCCGGCCCCCTCAGCGCAAAGGAGGGGAAAATACTCCGCGCCGGAAATCTCCCTCACTGGATTAATTTTCCCCTGGCAGGCATAATCACCGACCGTGTCGGCGTACACACCTATATCCAGAACGACGCGAACCTGTTCGCCTATGGCGAATGGTGGATGGGCGCGGGTCGGGGGTATGACGATTTCTTCATCCTGACCCTCGGAACCGGAATCGGCGGCGGTGCGGTGTGCGGCGGCAGGCTTCTCACCGGGTACAACGACAACGCAAGCGAGTTCGGCCACACATCGATCGACCGTAACGGCGCACAGTGCTGGTGCGGCCAGAAAGGGTGCATCGAGCTCTATTCATCGGCGACCGGGATTGTGCGGATAACGCTCGAGGAGCTGACCAACGAGCATATCGAATCCTCTCTTGCCGAATACCGCGCCAAACCGAAAGAGCTGAATTCGTACATCATTTTCAAAGCCGCGGAAGCCGGGGATGCATTTGCCCGGACAATGTTCGACATGGCCGGTTATTATCTCGGCCTGGCGCTCGTCAATGCCCTCAATCTGCTCAATTTCAAAAGGGTCGCAATCGGCGGAGGACTTGCAAAGGCAGGCGATCTGATCTTTGAGCCGACACGGCGCAGCCTGTACGATCATGGCTTTCAGTCGTTCGTGCACGAGGTCAGCGTGGTCCCCGCGGAAAAACCCGAAGACGCCGCGATACTCGGCGCGGTCAGAATGGTAATGGACAAGGAGGGTTAG
- a CDS encoding adenylate/guanylate cyclase domain-containing protein produces the protein MEKHRKLAAIMFTDIAGYTALMSKDEENALRILQKNRDVIKLLVSQFNGEWLKEMGDGTLSSFGSVVDAVNCALEIQNTLRDEPDFKLRIGIHIGDVVVEEGDVFGDGVNVASRIEQLAEPGGICISDRVYYDIRNKPVLQVAFLGEKTLKNVGYPVKIYALSRGDSTSSMSKPSSAVESTAPKIRPSIAVLPFTNMSADPDQEYFCDGMAEEIINALAHVEGLLVVARNSTFAFKGQHPDIREVGRKLNVETVLEGSVRKAGDRLRITAQLINVADGYHLWSERYDRDMEDVFAIQDEISLAITGALKGKLLSAEKTALQKHYTENLKAYDLYLLGMHYFENEKGMKEIELFEQAIAMDPDFVLAYAGVALSYNRMGYFSDLTGISPDEAYTRAKEAAQKALAIDDTLTEAHAELAFSKIYYDWDWPGAEKLLLKALEIKPGFARTHHYYRDLLIITGRVDEALTEIRLALELDPISPFSYGALISTCIILERYDEAFEYSSKFQKLFPDVEAYYWMMGRIYYCQGRYGEALDMLYKYRDTSELYSRSYSLIGYAYAISGETDKALEIIREMKELVKSNKKVSPSSFAMVYSGLHDYDNAFKCLEEAADNHDALLLFMNCYPEFAPLRSDSRYKALLKRLGLPEK, from the coding sequence ATGGAAAAGCACCGTAAATTAGCCGCTATCATGTTCACCGACATCGCGGGGTATACCGCCCTGATGTCGAAGGACGAAGAGAACGCCCTCCGCATTCTCCAGAAGAACCGTGATGTCATCAAGCTCCTCGTCTCACAGTTCAACGGCGAATGGCTCAAGGAGATGGGCGACGGCACCCTGTCGAGCTTCGGCAGTGTGGTCGATGCGGTGAACTGCGCCCTCGAGATACAGAACACGCTCAGGGATGAGCCGGATTTCAAGCTGCGCATCGGTATCCACATCGGCGATGTCGTAGTCGAGGAAGGCGATGTGTTCGGCGACGGGGTCAATGTGGCTTCGCGCATCGAGCAGCTTGCCGAGCCGGGGGGAATATGCATATCCGACCGTGTGTACTATGACATACGAAACAAGCCGGTTCTTCAGGTTGCGTTCCTCGGGGAAAAAACGCTCAAGAATGTGGGTTATCCGGTTAAAATCTATGCTCTGTCCAGAGGCGATTCAACCTCGTCCATGAGTAAACCTTCATCAGCAGTGGAATCCACCGCGCCAAAAATCAGGCCTTCCATCGCTGTGCTGCCGTTCACGAATATGAGCGCCGACCCGGATCAGGAATATTTTTGCGATGGTATGGCGGAAGAGATCATCAATGCCCTGGCGCATGTTGAGGGTTTACTTGTTGTGGCACGAAACTCGACGTTTGCTTTCAAGGGCCAGCACCCGGACATCCGTGAGGTCGGCAGGAAACTCAATGTTGAAACGGTGCTCGAAGGCAGCGTTCGTAAAGCGGGAGACAGGCTGCGTATAACTGCACAGCTTATCAATGTTGCCGACGGTTATCATCTCTGGTCCGAGCGGTATGACCGTGATATGGAAGATGTTTTTGCCATTCAGGATGAGATATCACTGGCGATAACAGGGGCGCTTAAGGGAAAACTGCTCAGTGCGGAAAAGACAGCGCTGCAAAAGCATTACACGGAAAACCTGAAGGCATACGATCTTTATCTGCTTGGCATGCACTATTTTGAAAACGAAAAAGGAATGAAGGAAATCGAGTTGTTCGAGCAGGCGATTGCCATGGATCCGGATTTTGTCCTTGCCTATGCCGGTGTTGCCCTTTCATATAACCGGATGGGATATTTTTCAGATCTGACCGGCATTTCACCTGATGAGGCATATACGAGAGCGAAAGAAGCCGCACAAAAAGCCCTGGCGATTGACGACACACTTACCGAAGCGCACGCGGAGCTGGCTTTTTCGAAAATCTATTATGACTGGGACTGGCCCGGAGCCGAGAAGTTACTGCTCAAAGCGCTCGAAATCAAACCCGGGTTTGCCCGGACTCATCATTACTACCGTGATCTTCTTATAATAACCGGCAGAGTGGATGAAGCGCTCACCGAAATCAGGCTCGCTCTCGAACTGGATCCGATTTCACCGTTTTCATATGGTGCATTGATCAGTACCTGTATAATTCTTGAACGATATGACGAGGCCTTCGAATACAGCAGTAAATTTCAAAAATTATTCCCCGATGTTGAAGCTTATTACTGGATGATGGGGAGAATTTATTATTGTCAGGGCAGATATGGAGAAGCTCTTGATATGCTTTATAAATACAGGGATACTTCCGAATTATACTCCCGAAGTTATTCGCTTATCGGTTATGCATATGCAATTTCCGGCGAGACTGACAAGGCTTTGGAGATAATACGGGAGATGAAAGAACTGGTGAAGAGCAATAAAAAAGTGAGCCCATCGTCCTTTGCAATGGTTTACTCAGGATTACACGACTATGA
- a CDS encoding DUF5683 domain-containing protein: MAPVPGPVRVPWALQVQGATVPRGVFRMAGQEVSAEKTSPAKQVKHPPVNPKSIMYRSLAIPGWGQLTNGRKFKAAFFFTAELVCIGGYIYENHQAKQSGISEFDRNAYRTDRNTFVMYYIIAKILDITDAYVDAQLSDFDVGDITPKELKKKEPKE; the protein is encoded by the coding sequence ATGGCGCCGGTACCGGGCCCGGTCAGGGTTCCCTGGGCACTTCAAGTTCAGGGCGCGACAGTGCCCCGTGGTGTTTTCCGGATGGCCGGGCAGGAAGTATCGGCGGAGAAAACAAGCCCTGCAAAACAGGTCAAGCATCCTCCGGTGAATCCGAAGTCGATCATGTACCGCTCGCTCGCGATACCGGGCTGGGGACAGCTCACAAACGGCAGAAAATTCAAGGCCGCCTTCTTTTTCACCGCCGAGCTCGTCTGCATCGGGGGATACATTTACGAAAACCACCAGGCAAAGCAGTCCGGAATCAGCGAATTCGACCGTAACGCCTACCGCACCGACCGCAATACATTCGTCATGTACTATATCATCGCAAAGATACTCGATATCACCGATGCCTATGTCGATGCCCAGCTTTCAGATTTCGATGTGGGCGACATCACCCCGAAAGAGCTGAAAAAAAAGGAACCGAAAGAGTAA